In the Gemmatimonadaceae bacterium genome, one interval contains:
- a CDS encoding glycoside hydrolase family 43 protein translates to MRRWLLAAALLGACRSAPPSHVEPADTYLFSYFTRNGEDGLHLAVSADGTTWEPLNSGASVLTPTVKGKGRDWQQWDTEAALMRDPSIVRGPDGMFHMVWTIAWNDRGIGVAHSRDLVHWSAQERVGVMDHEPTALNAWAPDLFYDADTKQFVVVWATAIPGRFPATDSMAQRTSRGRADHRLYYVTTRDFRTYTKAALLYDGGFTSIDGTIARVGPGRYALVMKDETFYPERRNLRVAFASRATGPYGPAAPSFSALHTEGPSTLFRDGWWYVYFDEYTRGRYGAVRTRDFVRFESWADSLKAPRGMRHGSAFLAPRSVVDALRRLVR, encoded by the coding sequence GTGCGTCGCTGGTTGCTGGCGGCGGCGTTGCTTGGCGCGTGCCGTAGCGCCCCACCGTCGCATGTGGAGCCGGCGGACACGTATCTGTTCTCGTACTTCACCCGCAACGGCGAAGACGGTCTGCACCTCGCCGTGAGCGCCGACGGCACCACGTGGGAGCCGCTCAACAGCGGGGCGTCGGTGCTCACGCCCACGGTGAAGGGGAAGGGGCGCGATTGGCAGCAGTGGGATACCGAGGCCGCGCTCATGCGCGATCCGAGCATCGTGCGCGGCCCCGACGGCATGTTCCACATGGTCTGGACGATCGCGTGGAACGACCGCGGCATTGGTGTGGCGCACTCACGTGATCTCGTCCACTGGAGTGCCCAGGAGCGCGTGGGGGTGATGGATCACGAACCCACGGCACTCAATGCGTGGGCGCCCGATCTGTTCTACGATGCCGACACGAAGCAGTTCGTCGTCGTGTGGGCCACGGCCATTCCGGGGCGCTTCCCGGCTACCGACTCGATGGCGCAGCGCACGAGTCGTGGGCGCGCGGATCATCGGTTGTACTACGTCACCACACGCGATTTTCGCACGTACACCAAAGCCGCCTTGCTGTACGATGGGGGCTTCACATCGATCGATGGCACGATCGCGCGCGTCGGACCGGGGCGTTACGCGCTGGTCATGAAAGACGAGACGTTTTATCCGGAACGGCGCAATCTGCGCGTGGCGTTCGCCTCGCGTGCCACCGGTCCGTACGGTCCAGCCGCTCCGTCGTTCTCGGCGTTGCACACGGAGGGGCCATCGACGCTGTTCCGCGATGGCTGGTGGTACGTGTACTTCGACGAGTACACGCGCGGGCGCTATGGCGCGGTGCGGACCCGCGACTTTGTGCGATTTGAGTCGTGGGCCGATTCGCTCAAGGCGCCGCGGGGGATGCGGCACGGGTCGGCCTTTCTGGCGCCACGCTCGGTCGTGGATGCTCTGCGACGATTGGTTCGTTGA
- a CDS encoding L-2-amino-thiazoline-4-carboxylic acid hydrolase — translation MSALPTDAELNAIGVLRRRLIEARILAPMLAAMSREFGAERVHAIARDVIRDLAEAQGAQLADFAGGCSLAHFAGTLDRWTADEALTIDVVEQTPERFAFNVTRCRYAEMYRALGVPELGAVFSCQRDGALMAGFNPDVEFTRTQTIMGGASHCDFVYQLRRAPAPG, via the coding sequence ATGAGCGCACTGCCGACGGACGCGGAACTCAACGCCATCGGTGTCCTTCGGCGCCGTCTCATCGAGGCGCGCATCCTCGCGCCCATGCTCGCCGCCATGAGCCGCGAGTTCGGCGCTGAGCGTGTGCACGCCATCGCGCGGGATGTGATTCGCGATCTTGCCGAAGCACAGGGCGCGCAGCTGGCCGATTTCGCCGGTGGCTGCTCGCTCGCCCACTTCGCCGGCACGCTCGATCGCTGGACCGCCGATGAGGCGCTCACGATTGATGTGGTGGAGCAGACGCCGGAACGATTCGCCTTCAACGTGACGCGCTGCCGCTACGCCGAGATGTACCGCGCGCTCGGCGTACCTGAGCTCGGTGCGGTGTTCTCCTGTCAGCGCGATGGCGCGCTCATGGCGGGGTTCAACCCGGACGTGGAGTTCACCCGCACCCAGACCATCATGGGCGGGGCGTCGCATTGTGACTTTGTGTATCAGCTGCGGCGGGCGCCGGCGCCAGGGTAA
- the araD gene encoding L-ribulose-5-phosphate 4-epimerase AraD, with protein sequence MARARQARASKALRESVCAANIALFERGLAKFTFGNASGVDRELGLIVIKPSGVGYDRLTPAMLVVTDLQGTVVEGDLRPSSDLPTHAALFRAWERIGGIVHTHSMYATVFAQARRDIPCLGTTHADYFYGAIPCTKPLTQAQVNGAYELETGHAIVRRLRGHDPLMMPAALVANHAPFCWGRTVAQAVDYASYLEEVATMAHHTLALSPKAAGVSRELLDKHYLRKHGRAAYYGQSQ encoded by the coding sequence ATGGCGCGTGCACGGCAGGCGCGGGCGTCCAAGGCGCTTCGTGAATCGGTGTGCGCGGCGAACATCGCGCTATTCGAGCGGGGGCTCGCCAAGTTCACCTTTGGTAACGCAAGCGGAGTGGATCGCGAGCTGGGGTTGATCGTGATCAAGCCGAGCGGTGTGGGCTATGATCGGTTGACGCCGGCGATGCTGGTCGTGACGGACCTGCAGGGCACGGTGGTGGAAGGAGACTTGCGCCCCAGCTCCGACCTGCCGACGCATGCCGCGCTGTTCCGCGCGTGGGAGCGCATTGGCGGTATCGTGCACACGCACTCGATGTACGCTACGGTGTTTGCACAGGCGCGGCGCGACATTCCGTGCCTGGGGACGACGCATGCGGACTACTTCTACGGCGCGATTCCGTGCACGAAGCCGCTCACGCAGGCGCAGGTGAACGGGGCGTACGAGCTCGAGACGGGGCACGCCATCGTTCGCCGGCTCCGCGGCCACGATCCCCTCATGATGCCCGCGGCTCTGGTCGCGAACCACGCCCCCTTCTGCTGGGGGCGTACGGTGGCGCAGGCGGTGGATTATGCGAGCTATCTCGAGGAGGTCGCGACGATGGCGCACCACACGCTCGCGCTTTCGCCCAAGGCGGCCGGCGTGAGCCGTGAGCTGCTCGATAAGCATTATCTGCGCAAGCACGGTCGCGCGGCGTACTACGGGCAGTCCCAATAG